In Fibrobacter sp. UWB15, the following proteins share a genomic window:
- a CDS encoding SIMPL domain-containing protein produces MNKVTLGLVFLVVLLGFLLLTTNKENAMQNAMPKSLKVPSVVSDAQMSTVKVSASESRKYEANEFVTVAMLELRGRDKELLYKQLEARRQAIFEQMNKLDIQNADIEQNSVDMRKEWSYDKGTRSLTGYVVSQSFAIRCSSRSVAAAAVAVLSAELDVEIDRTTARLKSEDSLRKELVLLVGKKALDKAGSYAESVGGSLGKVISVSENGNNDGIAYGRTVLATAKFNGYSEEAMLASIADSVSISASVHLVVELLQ; encoded by the coding sequence ATGAACAAAGTTACATTGGGTCTCGTCTTCTTGGTGGTGCTGCTCGGCTTCCTGCTGCTCACGACCAATAAAGAAAACGCTATGCAGAATGCCATGCCGAAATCCTTGAAGGTCCCGTCTGTGGTAAGCGATGCGCAGATGTCTACGGTAAAGGTGTCCGCTTCGGAATCACGCAAGTACGAAGCCAACGAGTTCGTGACGGTGGCGATGCTTGAATTGCGCGGCCGCGACAAGGAACTGCTCTATAAGCAGCTCGAAGCTCGTCGCCAAGCGATTTTTGAACAAATGAATAAACTCGATATCCAGAATGCCGATATCGAACAGAACAGTGTCGATATGCGTAAGGAATGGTCCTACGACAAGGGAACTCGTAGCCTTACGGGTTATGTGGTGAGTCAGTCTTTTGCAATCCGTTGCTCGTCGAGGTCTGTTGCTGCAGCCGCAGTGGCGGTACTTTCTGCTGAACTGGATGTGGAAATTGATCGTACGACCGCGCGTCTTAAGAGCGAGGATTCCTTGCGAAAGGAATTGGTTCTTTTGGTGGGCAAGAAAGCTTTGGACAAGGCAGGAAGCTATGCTGAAAGTGTTGGCGGCTCTCTTGGTAAGGTAATCTCTGTCAGCGAAAACGGTAACAACGACGGCATTGCCTACGGAAGAACCGTCTTGGCTACAGCCAAGTTCAACGGCTATAGTGAAGAAGCCATGTTGGCATCCATTGCAGACTCGGTGAGCATTTCTGCATCGGTTCATTTGGTCGTAGAATTGCTCCAATAG
- a CDS encoding TIGR02147 family protein → MKSVLEYKDYHLFMQDYYDERKRIGAFSWREFCKSAGFTSPNFLKLVCMGQSKLSKVKIDDVAKAMGLAGYEADYFREMVLFCNADKDDAKKASLLEMQRIALEHKVRVVDGDAFQYYESWKYPVLRELAPMMPGASPRDLADACKEHVSAEEVRDVLNFLVKAGFLKKDGEKVYSQTEQTVIGSKEALPIAIRAMHKEMANMAARAVDRYAPNERYFTGVTLSVNQEASERIAKELDACCRKVLAIANEYNDQDQVCRINFQFFPVTDKIKEVRHA, encoded by the coding sequence ATGAAATCGGTACTTGAATACAAAGATTACCACCTCTTTATGCAGGATTACTACGACGAACGCAAACGTATCGGTGCGTTCTCGTGGCGTGAATTCTGCAAGAGTGCCGGATTTACCTCGCCGAACTTCTTGAAGCTTGTGTGCATGGGCCAGAGCAAGCTCAGCAAGGTCAAAATAGACGACGTGGCGAAGGCCATGGGCCTTGCCGGCTACGAGGCGGATTATTTCCGCGAAATGGTCCTGTTTTGCAATGCGGACAAAGACGATGCCAAGAAGGCATCCCTCCTTGAAATGCAGAGGATTGCGCTGGAACATAAGGTGCGCGTGGTCGATGGCGATGCTTTCCAGTATTATGAATCCTGGAAGTATCCAGTGCTTCGTGAACTCGCCCCGATGATGCCGGGGGCCTCTCCCCGCGATTTGGCCGATGCGTGCAAGGAACATGTGTCTGCCGAGGAAGTGCGCGACGTGTTGAATTTCTTGGTGAAGGCTGGTTTCCTGAAAAAGGATGGCGAAAAGGTCTATTCGCAGACGGAACAGACTGTCATTGGCTCTAAAGAGGCTTTGCCTATCGCCATTCGGGCCATGCACAAAGAGATGGCGAATATGGCCGCCCGTGCCGTGGATCGCTATGCGCCGAACGAACGTTATTTTACGGGTGTCACGCTCAGCGTGAATCAAGAGGCAAGCGAACGGATTGCAAAAGAGCTCGATGCCTGCTGCAGAAAAGTGCTTGCGATTGCGAACGAATACAATGATCAGGATCAGGTCTGTAGAATCAATTTCCAGTTTTTCCCGGTAACGGACAAAATTAAAGAGGTGCGCCATGCTTAA
- the nrdG gene encoding anaerobic ribonucleoside-triphosphate reductase activating protein — protein sequence MDEYPRLRIAGIEPESFVDGPGIRMTIFTQGCHHNCPGCQNPQTHDFNGGHFIDIDEILEMIEENPLLDGITFSGGDPMDQAAALIPLAREIKERGLNLVIFTGYTYERLMDLAHERPDMFELLTFADILIDGPFIMAKKSLEIKFRGSTNQRIIDVQQSLVEGHVVLHQIQLDEIKTRPELVPA from the coding sequence ATGGACGAATACCCTCGCTTGCGGATTGCCGGAATCGAACCCGAATCGTTCGTGGACGGTCCCGGAATCCGTATGACAATCTTTACCCAAGGTTGTCATCATAATTGTCCAGGGTGCCAGAATCCTCAGACCCACGATTTCAACGGGGGTCATTTTATTGATATTGACGAAATCCTCGAAATGATCGAGGAGAATCCGCTGCTCGACGGTATTACGTTCAGTGGTGGAGACCCGATGGATCAGGCGGCGGCCTTGATTCCGCTTGCACGAGAAATCAAGGAACGTGGGCTCAACTTGGTGATTTTTACCGGTTATACCTACGAACGCCTGATGGACCTTGCGCACGAGCGCCCGGACATGTTCGAACTATTGACTTTTGCTGACATTTTAATCGACGGCCCCTTCATTATGGCGAAAAAATCGCTCGAAATCAAGTTCAGGGGCTCTACGAACCAGCGTATTATCGATGTGCAGCAGAGTCTAGTAGAAGGCCATGTGGTGCTTCACCAAATCCAGCTGGACGAAATAAAAACTCGTCCGGAACTGGTGCCGGCGTAA
- a CDS encoding GH116 family glycosyl hydrolase, whose translation MSIKDYLAGAKQAGSVQKLMTPGLAVEFIQPWYTPLSTTPSTTGIAVGGIGSTFTATPAGTTPVMNVMPGVQVRTEKPTDLRFNNFFFRESVIDAKAALEIVDFAGFTQMLAKYPLVDAKGEALFSAAELANQKKAEAKLNKAIAEKDFFKNNAAAFERWHIEWSDRTAALLNKAGAELNRSAVIDFFNGVVGEKAVRQGALTAAWANDNVFLGQAGYDAAKMQYAALYPVSETKYEGKGVQITKTQSSYVTPGDERLSSLPVNATVFTLENTTKETREITIVQVQDCIAGYMAKKDRQGVQDSSFVLVPSARFPKGVKFSKQAKDGREVRGLEFYNEKPLVESDFNGCMGVSVAWNKKDNLNVSVKPMFYQDDAASVLKGALRSGRVCEAWVKNVYSGRETMAGAVAVTAVLKPKQKVSFQFNLVLDFPEIKLNKLTSAKKYTAFFPEAYGRVGAILEEALAADKNMDARLKAFEALVPKKAVAKLYKTAAKQDEFKSLALNTLSFLAEATVWDKDDRFLVRECADYPFFNSLDVYFYGSFSLMALMPRLDGVVMKRFGDAILAVNDNRRRHHEYVNHPFADLPDPKLEGPRAVRGAVIHDLGSPFDAEPDAYDWHNVKEWKDLAPKYVLMVLRHYVKTQDKQNLQDCKEAVYAAMEYLEKMVNEGENFPLTHGTDDTFDNLSSHGISVYCGSLWIAGLRAAAKIAEILGDKAQADTWNAKADAANKEFDEALWDEAEGYYHFFVTPMEAKDVVADKLPQLADAIKETLVIDGSNVKAALKTINEWLNSGEIPSDVELSKNELRGLKKAWLTAQCKEAFTASWNAKIANDCDDVFADTMLADTYLRLLGLKPISDEKKAKANLLRVYNTNYKANSPLIGAANLVRKDGSPLDEFNFQAHDVWIGIQYSIMCAMMHHGLEKQAADMGDSMIRNLYEEARIPFAAPEGFNGSCRLHPEALVKAFGLSATAADKMHKELLKKGALLADSRISPKLPRNLPAFTKAFGSIAKANKVEASALFMLLHSTALKYTAGKYFRPGMVFALLY comes from the coding sequence ATGAGCATTAAAGATTACCTCGCCGGCGCAAAACAGGCCGGTTCCGTCCAGAAGCTGATGACCCCGGGCCTCGCCGTGGAATTTATCCAGCCCTGGTACACTCCGCTTTCTACGACTCCTTCTACCACGGGTATTGCTGTCGGCGGTATCGGTTCGACTTTCACCGCAACGCCTGCGGGCACCACTCCCGTGATGAACGTGATGCCGGGCGTGCAGGTTCGCACCGAAAAGCCCACTGACCTCCGCTTCAACAATTTCTTCTTCCGCGAATCCGTAATCGACGCGAAGGCCGCCCTCGAAATCGTCGACTTCGCCGGCTTTACGCAGATGCTCGCCAAGTACCCGCTCGTAGACGCGAAGGGCGAAGCGCTCTTCAGCGCCGCTGAACTTGCCAACCAGAAGAAGGCCGAGGCCAAGCTCAACAAGGCCATCGCCGAAAAGGATTTCTTCAAGAACAACGCCGCCGCGTTTGAACGCTGGCACATCGAATGGAGCGACCGCACTGCGGCCCTTTTGAACAAGGCCGGTGCAGAACTCAACCGCAGCGCCGTCATCGACTTCTTCAACGGTGTCGTTGGCGAAAAGGCCGTGCGTCAGGGCGCCCTCACCGCCGCCTGGGCAAACGACAATGTATTTCTGGGCCAGGCCGGTTACGATGCCGCCAAGATGCAGTACGCCGCCCTCTATCCGGTGAGCGAAACCAAGTACGAAGGCAAGGGCGTGCAGATTACCAAGACCCAGTCCAGCTACGTGACTCCGGGTGACGAACGCCTCTCCAGCCTCCCCGTGAACGCCACCGTGTTCACTCTCGAAAACACCACCAAGGAAACCCGCGAAATCACGATCGTGCAGGTGCAGGACTGCATCGCCGGTTACATGGCGAAGAAGGACCGCCAGGGCGTTCAGGACTCGAGCTTTGTGCTCGTGCCGTCTGCACGTTTCCCGAAGGGCGTCAAGTTCAGCAAGCAGGCCAAGGACGGCCGCGAAGTCCGCGGTCTCGAATTCTACAACGAAAAGCCGCTCGTCGAAAGCGACTTCAACGGCTGCATGGGCGTGTCCGTCGCTTGGAACAAGAAGGATAACCTGAACGTTTCCGTGAAGCCGATGTTCTATCAGGATGACGCAGCCTCCGTGCTGAAGGGCGCTCTCCGCAGCGGTCGCGTTTGCGAAGCCTGGGTCAAGAACGTTTACAGCGGCCGCGAAACCATGGCCGGCGCTGTTGCTGTTACCGCCGTTTTGAAGCCGAAGCAGAAAGTCAGCTTCCAGTTCAACCTGGTGCTCGACTTCCCCGAAATCAAGCTGAACAAGCTTACTTCCGCCAAGAAGTACACCGCATTCTTCCCCGAAGCTTATGGCCGCGTGGGCGCCATCCTCGAAGAAGCCCTCGCCGCCGACAAGAACATGGACGCTCGCCTCAAGGCATTCGAAGCCCTCGTCCCGAAGAAGGCCGTCGCCAAGCTCTACAAGACGGCTGCCAAGCAGGACGAATTCAAGAGCCTCGCCCTCAACACCCTCAGCTTCCTCGCCGAAGCCACCGTGTGGGACAAGGACGACCGTTTCCTGGTTCGCGAATGCGCCGACTATCCGTTCTTCAACTCTCTCGACGTTTACTTCTACGGTAGCTTCAGCCTGATGGCCCTGATGCCGCGCCTCGACGGTGTGGTGATGAAGCGCTTCGGTGATGCTATTCTCGCCGTGAACGACAACCGTCGCCGTCACCACGAATACGTGAACCATCCGTTCGCCGACCTTCCGGACCCGAAACTCGAAGGCCCGCGCGCCGTGCGTGGCGCCGTGATTCACGACCTCGGAAGCCCCTTCGATGCTGAACCCGATGCCTACGACTGGCACAACGTGAAGGAATGGAAAGATCTCGCTCCGAAGTATGTTTTGATGGTTCTCCGTCATTACGTGAAGACGCAGGACAAGCAGAACTTGCAGGATTGCAAGGAAGCCGTCTACGCCGCCATGGAATACCTCGAGAAAATGGTGAACGAGGGTGAAAACTTCCCGCTCACCCACGGTACCGACGACACGTTCGACAACCTCTCCAGCCACGGCATTTCCGTGTACTGCGGTAGCCTCTGGATTGCAGGCCTCCGCGCAGCCGCCAAGATTGCCGAAATCCTCGGCGATAAGGCACAAGCCGACACCTGGAACGCCAAGGCCGACGCCGCCAACAAGGAATTCGACGAAGCCCTGTGGGACGAAGCCGAAGGCTACTACCACTTCTTCGTGACTCCGATGGAAGCGAAGGATGTTGTTGCAGACAAGCTCCCGCAACTCGCCGACGCCATCAAGGAAACGCTCGTCATCGACGGTTCCAACGTGAAGGCCGCCCTCAAGACCATCAACGAATGGCTGAACTCCGGCGAAATTCCCAGCGACGTGGAACTTTCGAAGAACGAACTCCGCGGCCTCAAGAAGGCATGGCTCACCGCCCAGTGCAAGGAAGCCTTTACCGCCAGCTGGAACGCAAAGATTGCAAACGACTGCGACGACGTATTCGCCGACACGATGCTCGCCGACACTTACCTGCGCCTGCTGGGTCTCAAGCCCATCAGCGACGAGAAGAAGGCGAAGGCCAACCTGCTCCGCGTCTACAACACGAACTACAAGGCCAATAGCCCGCTCATCGGTGCCGCCAACCTTGTTCGTAAGGACGGCTCTCCGCTCGACGAATTCAACTTCCAGGCTCACGACGTGTGGATCGGTATCCAGTACAGCATCATGTGCGCCATGATGCACCACGGCCTCGAAAAGCAGGCTGCCGACATGGGCGATTCCATGATCCGCAACCTCTACGAGGAAGCCCGCATCCCGTTCGCCGCACCGGAAGGATTCAACGGCTCCTGCCGCCTGCACCCGGAAGCACTCGTGAAGGCCTTCGGCCTTAGCGCTACCGCCGCCGACAAGATGCACAAGGAACTCCTGAAGAAGGGCGCCCTCCTTGCCGACAGCCGCATCAGCCCGAAGCTCCCGCGCAACCTGCCCGCCTTCACCAAGGCATTCGGCAGCATCGCCAAGGCCAATAAGGTTGAAGCAAGTGCGCTGTTCATGCTGCTCCACAGCACGGCACTCAAGTACACCGCCGGTAAGTACTTCCGCCCCGGCATGGTGTTCGCTTTGCTTTATTAA
- a CDS encoding anaerobic ribonucleoside triphosphate reductase: MIVSVRKRDGREMPFNIEKIADAIVKAFRASGELDEQIKAAQSQLNLLGNDDVLTSTALKVSADVVGKLEAEGKNVPEIEEIQDAVEKALTEGGYADTAKSYILYRAERTRVREVNTRLMHTLRDITFSSAKESDLKRENANIDGDTAMGTMLKYGSESAKHFYTMMMLKPEHSRAHMEGDIHIHDLDFYSLTMTCCQIDLKKLFKNGFNTGHGHLREPKDIRSYAALAAIAIQSNQNDQHGGQSIPNFDYAMADGVRITYRKAYLSNMVKALILLTGKTEEEIQPVVKKLHTEMAEMGMVATLVPNEKFVEAEARELSKTYGEETVKNAQKFAEKMAYEETDKATFQAMEAFVHNLNSMHSRAGAQTPFSSINYGMCTEPEARMAMRNLLLTTEEGLGGGETAIFPIQIFRVKDGISLKPGDPNYDLFKLACRVSAKRLFPNFSFQDAPYNLQYYKPGHPETEIAYMGCRTRVIGNHYDPSREISFGRGNLSFTSINLPRIAIKMKSVDLFFKELDRMLQLVSDQLMERFAVQSKRKVKNFPFLMGQGVWIDSDKLGWEDTVGEVIKHGTLSIGFIGLAETLVMLTGKHHGESEESQQLGLKIIGHMREFCDKESERLGLNFSLLATPAEGLSGRFVRMDKKKFGIIPGVTDRDYYTNSFHVPVYYKISAFKKLSLEAPYHALTNAGHISYVELDGDPTQNLDAFEKIVQHMAKVGIGYGSINHPVDRDPVCGFVGVIGDSCPRCGRSEGHAISEEKLKELRRLYPGMPAFKGIR; this comes from the coding sequence ATGATTGTTTCTGTAAGGAAGCGCGACGGCCGTGAGATGCCGTTCAACATTGAAAAAATTGCCGACGCTATTGTCAAGGCATTCCGCGCATCGGGCGAGCTCGACGAACAGATCAAGGCCGCTCAAAGTCAGTTGAATTTGTTGGGAAACGACGACGTGCTCACGAGCACGGCCCTCAAGGTGTCTGCCGATGTGGTGGGCAAGCTCGAAGCCGAGGGCAAGAACGTTCCCGAAATCGAAGAAATTCAGGATGCTGTCGAAAAGGCTCTTACCGAAGGTGGCTATGCTGATACCGCCAAGAGCTACATTTTGTACCGTGCTGAACGTACCCGCGTGCGCGAAGTCAATACTCGCCTCATGCATACGCTCCGCGATATTACCTTCAGCTCTGCCAAGGAATCCGACCTCAAGCGTGAAAACGCAAACATCGATGGCGATACCGCCATGGGTACCATGCTTAAGTACGGTTCCGAATCGGCCAAGCATTTCTACACCATGATGATGCTCAAGCCCGAGCACAGCCGCGCCCACATGGAAGGTGATATCCATATCCACGATTTGGATTTCTATTCCCTTACCATGACCTGCTGCCAGATCGACCTCAAGAAGCTTTTCAAGAATGGCTTCAATACCGGTCACGGTCACCTTCGTGAACCCAAGGATATCCGTAGCTACGCTGCTTTGGCTGCTATTGCCATTCAGTCTAACCAGAACGACCAGCACGGCGGTCAGTCCATTCCGAACTTTGACTATGCCATGGCCGACGGCGTGCGTATCACTTACCGCAAGGCTTACCTTTCCAACATGGTCAAGGCTCTCATTCTTCTTACCGGCAAGACCGAAGAAGAAATCCAGCCGGTTGTGAAGAAACTCCATACCGAAATGGCCGAAATGGGCATGGTAGCGACGCTCGTGCCGAACGAAAAGTTCGTGGAAGCCGAAGCCCGCGAATTGTCCAAGACCTATGGCGAAGAAACGGTGAAGAACGCCCAGAAGTTTGCCGAAAAGATGGCCTACGAAGAAACCGACAAGGCTACTTTCCAGGCTATGGAAGCTTTCGTTCATAACCTGAACTCCATGCACAGCCGTGCCGGTGCCCAGACTCCGTTCTCCAGCATCAACTACGGTATGTGTACCGAGCCCGAAGCTCGCATGGCTATGCGTAACCTGCTTCTCACCACCGAAGAAGGCTTGGGTGGTGGTGAAACGGCAATCTTCCCGATTCAGATTTTCCGCGTCAAGGACGGCATCAGCCTCAAGCCGGGCGACCCGAACTATGACTTATTCAAGCTCGCTTGCCGCGTGAGCGCCAAGCGCCTGTTCCCGAACTTCAGCTTCCAGGATGCCCCGTACAACTTGCAGTACTACAAGCCGGGCCACCCTGAAACCGAAATTGCCTACATGGGCTGCCGTACCCGCGTGATCGGTAACCACTACGACCCGAGCCGCGAAATCAGCTTCGGCCGTGGCAACCTGAGTTTCACGTCGATTAACCTTCCGCGTATCGCCATCAAGATGAAGTCCGTGGACCTGTTCTTCAAGGAACTCGACCGCATGTTGCAACTGGTGAGCGACCAGCTCATGGAACGCTTTGCCGTGCAGAGCAAGCGCAAGGTCAAGAATTTCCCGTTCCTCATGGGACAGGGCGTGTGGATCGATTCCGACAAGCTCGGCTGGGAAGATACCGTGGGTGAAGTCATCAAGCACGGTACGCTTTCGATCGGCTTTATCGGACTTGCCGAAACCCTGGTGATGCTCACGGGCAAGCACCATGGCGAATCCGAAGAATCCCAGCAGCTCGGCCTCAAGATTATCGGCCACATGCGTGAATTCTGCGATAAGGAATCCGAGCGCCTGGGCCTCAACTTCAGCTTGCTTGCAACGCCTGCTGAAGGCCTTTCCGGTCGCTTCGTACGCATGGACAAGAAAAAGTTCGGTATTATCCCGGGCGTTACCGACCGCGATTACTACACCAACTCTTTCCACGTTCCGGTGTACTACAAGATTTCGGCTTTCAAGAAGCTTTCTCTGGAAGCCCCGTACCACGCACTCACCAACGCCGGTCACATCAGCTACGTCGAACTCGATGGCGACCCGACGCAGAACCTGGATGCCTTCGAAAAGATCGTGCAGCACATGGCCAAGGTGGGTATCGGTTACGGCTCCATCAACCACCCGGTGGACCGCGACCCGGTTTGCGGATTCGTGGGTGTGATCGGTGACAGCTGCCCGCGTTGCGGACGTAGCGAAGGCCACGCCATTTCCGAAGAAAAACTGAAGGAACTGCGTAGACTTTATCCGGGAATGCCCGCCTTCAAGGGCATCCGTTAA
- a CDS encoding sodium:solute symporter codes for MFTLLDWIVLVAYLLLSVAIGLFVSRGNKNLKEYMLGGGSIPWVAVGISLIATSVSATTFLGAPADVYGDNMTFLMFQIGALISIVVVGFVFIPRFRTSGINSAYELFEVRFSRPVRRIAAIFYCLHLLLRTGILLFAPSLVLAQILHIDLKLAIIVSAAVAIFYTWFGGIKAVIWTDVMQFVVFFGGGVLVLLIISNSVGGFGEMAALASEAGKTKWWDASMDISNARTLVSAGFAYAILEIAIRGCDQQFVQRYLSCKDVKAANRSSILSMVLGCAVSILFYWVGAALYVYYQKAHAAPLPEGLGQNDVFPYFIVNGLPVGVTGLIVAAICAAAMSSLSGAINSLGNTSERDFLGWDENAGIGGLKRAKIWTAVWGILGIFFALFAATQQGSLLKNALFFTGLFTGPLLGMFLLAFFADKVFGTGSKKLRGWVVIVAVVLGMASLILVQGIPAFGVPAVLGGIFSWPWMPFISMTTTIVMALLINAVTNLVSTKK; via the coding sequence ATGTTTACACTACTTGATTGGATTGTTCTCGTTGCTTACTTGTTGCTCTCTGTTGCAATCGGTTTGTTTGTTTCCCGCGGGAACAAGAATCTCAAAGAATACATGTTGGGTGGTGGTTCTATCCCTTGGGTGGCCGTGGGCATTAGCCTTATTGCAACTTCTGTCAGTGCCACGACGTTCTTGGGTGCGCCTGCCGATGTGTACGGCGACAACATGACGTTCCTCATGTTCCAGATTGGAGCCCTCATCAGTATTGTGGTGGTGGGCTTTGTTTTTATTCCCCGATTCCGTACTTCGGGTATTAATAGCGCCTACGAACTTTTTGAAGTTCGTTTCTCGCGCCCGGTGCGTCGAATTGCGGCGATTTTCTATTGCTTGCACCTGCTGCTCCGCACAGGAATTCTCTTGTTTGCGCCGTCGCTTGTGCTTGCGCAGATTTTGCATATCGACTTGAAACTTGCGATTATCGTTTCGGCGGCGGTTGCAATTTTCTATACCTGGTTTGGCGGTATCAAGGCGGTCATCTGGACCGATGTCATGCAGTTTGTCGTCTTCTTTGGCGGCGGAGTTCTGGTGCTTTTGATCATTTCGAATTCGGTGGGTGGCTTTGGTGAAATGGCGGCCCTTGCAAGCGAAGCGGGCAAGACCAAGTGGTGGGATGCATCGATGGATATCTCCAATGCGCGTACGCTTGTTTCGGCGGGCTTTGCCTATGCGATTCTTGAAATAGCCATTCGCGGTTGCGACCAACAGTTTGTGCAACGCTACTTGAGCTGTAAAGACGTGAAGGCCGCAAATCGTTCCAGTATTCTTTCTATGGTGCTTGGCTGTGCCGTTTCGATCTTGTTCTATTGGGTGGGCGCAGCACTCTATGTTTATTACCAGAAGGCTCATGCAGCGCCTCTTCCCGAAGGCTTAGGGCAAAATGACGTGTTTCCTTACTTTATTGTAAATGGACTTCCGGTGGGTGTGACGGGGCTGATTGTGGCGGCCATTTGTGCGGCAGCCATGAGTAGTCTTTCGGGGGCCATCAATTCCTTGGGTAACACCTCGGAACGCGACTTTTTGGGCTGGGATGAAAATGCTGGAATCGGAGGGCTTAAGCGTGCCAAGATTTGGACTGCCGTCTGGGGAATTCTGGGGATTTTCTTTGCCTTGTTTGCTGCAACCCAGCAGGGGAGCCTTCTCAAGAATGCATTGTTCTTTACCGGACTTTTCACAGGGCCACTTTTGGGAATGTTCTTGCTCGCCTTCTTTGCCGACAAGGTCTTTGGAACGGGTTCCAAGAAACTTCGCGGTTGGGTTGTTATTGTGGCTGTAGTTTTGGGAATGGCAAGCCTTATCTTGGTGCAAGGGATTCCTGCCTTTGGTGTGCCTGCGGTGTTGGGAGGAATTTTCAGCTGGCCTTGGATGCCCTTTATTAGCATGACCACGACAATCGTGATGGCCTTGCTTATTAATGCGGTTACCAATTTGGTTTCAACAAAGAAATGA
- a CDS encoding bile acid:sodium symporter family protein produces MFKIVKAFCCILSSYASPFVIASAIVAFFLPVAFGWVHGNVSSVILGIIMLSMGLTISMDDVRNLMKQPFHILLGAVAQYTIMPFVAFGLTKVFGLDPYLAVGIILVGCCPGGVSSNVMSFLAKGDVTYSVSMTMVSTLLAPIMTPLLVLWLADTSIDVNAKGMFLNILYVTVAPITIGFLCNHFLGKRTVFKEIQANMPAVSVIGLMCIVGGVVVTVRPQLLTNGLGLIFLVLAVVFCHNTLGYVLGYSVGRLFKFNTAKKRTIAIEVGVQNAGMATVLAAAFFANPDNVAQHPEAVLCVVPCALSCAYHSISGTVLANLFAWRDKKKA; encoded by the coding sequence ATGTTTAAGATAGTTAAGGCTTTTTGCTGCATTCTTTCTTCTTACGCTTCCCCTTTCGTCATCGCAAGCGCAATCGTCGCATTCTTCCTCCCCGTCGCTTTCGGGTGGGTACACGGAAACGTTTCTTCCGTGATACTCGGCATCATTATGCTGAGCATGGGACTTACGATTTCGATGGACGATGTGCGAAACCTGATGAAGCAGCCGTTCCACATTCTGCTCGGCGCCGTCGCACAATACACTATTATGCCTTTTGTCGCCTTCGGACTCACGAAAGTGTTCGGACTCGACCCTTACCTGGCCGTAGGCATTATTCTGGTGGGTTGCTGTCCGGGCGGCGTTTCTAGCAACGTGATGAGTTTTCTCGCCAAAGGCGATGTAACCTATTCGGTGAGTATGACCATGGTCTCGACGCTCCTTGCCCCCATCATGACTCCGCTTTTGGTCTTATGGCTCGCCGACACGAGCATCGACGTGAATGCGAAGGGCATGTTCTTGAATATTCTGTATGTAACCGTCGCCCCGATAACGATCGGGTTCCTTTGCAACCATTTTTTGGGCAAGCGAACCGTATTCAAGGAAATCCAGGCAAACATGCCTGCAGTGAGCGTGATTGGGCTTATGTGCATTGTAGGCGGCGTGGTCGTGACGGTACGCCCGCAGCTTTTGACAAACGGCCTCGGCCTCATTTTCTTGGTACTTGCGGTGGTGTTCTGCCACAACACCTTAGGTTACGTTTTGGGCTATAGCGTGGGCCGCCTTTTCAAGTTCAATACCGCCAAAAAGCGCACTATCGCCATCGAAGTCGGTGTGCAGAATGCAGGAATGGCGACCGTTCTTGCGGCCGCCTTCTTCGCGAATCCTGATAATGTTGCGCAACACCCCGAAGCGGTGCTTTGTGTTGTTCCTTGCGCCCTGAGCTGCGCCTACCATTCTATTAGCGGAACGGTACTCGCAAACCTCTTTGCCTGGCGCGACAAGAAGAAAGCGTAA
- the nrdD gene encoding anaerobic ribonucleoside-triphosphate reductase, translating into MSEKELHKYGEGIGFERIRRITGYLVGTIDRFNNAKRAEVNDRVKHGV; encoded by the coding sequence ATGTCTGAAAAAGAACTGCACAAGTATGGTGAAGGAATCGGATTCGAACGCATCCGCCGCATCACGGGCTACCTCGTTGGTACCATCGATCGCTTCAACAACGCCAAGCGTGCCGAAGTGAACGATCGCGTGAAGCATGGCGTATAA